Proteins encoded in a region of the Gemmatimonadaceae bacterium genome:
- a CDS encoding polymer-forming cytoskeletal protein, whose protein sequence is MALLKKDGDKNEMRSSSPEAALSIISAGMRITGDIDTNGTIKIDGRIEGSVVGARQMMLGRNGAIHGNVHAGEVVVGGLVDGAIVADERLELQSSAVVNGDIDTKSIVVLEGARINGSVRMQDGRRTEDDAMPVRMVHTVS, encoded by the coding sequence ATGGCACTCCTCAAGAAAGACGGCGACAAGAATGAGATGCGCAGCAGCTCCCCCGAAGCTGCACTCTCCATCATCTCGGCCGGGATGCGTATCACCGGCGACATCGACACCAACGGCACGATCAAGATCGACGGGCGCATTGAGGGCTCGGTCGTCGGTGCGCGACAAATGATGCTCGGGCGCAACGGCGCAATTCACGGCAACGTCCACGCCGGTGAGGTTGTGGTGGGTGGCCTGGTGGACGGAGCGATTGTCGCCGACGAACGCCTGGAGCTGCAAAGCTCGGCAGTGGTCAACGGGGACATCGACACGAAGTCGATCGTTGTCCTCGAAGGCGCACGTATCAACGGGTCGGTGAGAATGCAGGATGGACGACGGACGGAAGACGATGCGATGCCGGTGCGTATGGTGCACACCGTCAGCTAG